The Cucurbita pepo subsp. pepo cultivar mu-cu-16 chromosome LG15, ASM280686v2, whole genome shotgun sequence genome contains the following window.
ttcttcttcttgttttttttcttttcttttcttttttttgttgttgcatCATCAAGcctcaaataaaaaaaataggatgtCGAAAATGACACTCGCGGCGGCGACGCTGTGCTTGGTTGCACTAAGCCTAAGGCACGTGGTGGTAGGTCAAGAACCCGGGGACGACTTCGTTAAGGCACACAATGCAGTTCGAGAGAAGAAAGGGGAGCGTCCGGTGTTCTGGGACGAATTACTTGAAGAACATGCTAAAGCCTATCTCCAAACCAAGGTGGAAACTTGTGAGATGGTGCACTCCACAGACTCTCCTTATGGGGAGAACCTGGCCACGTCAAATGGGGATTTGACGGCGGAAGGTGCGGTGGCGGCATGGGCGGCTGAGGAGAAGTACTATGACCATAAAAACAACAGATGCGTGGGTGGTGAGTGCCGCCATTACGTCCAATTGGTGTGGAATGCCACTTTTCTTGTGGGTTGTGCCAC
Protein-coding sequences here:
- the LOC111776420 gene encoding basic form of pathogenesis-related protein 1-like, with protein sequence MSKMTLAAATLCLVALSLRHVVVGQEPGDDFVKAHNAVREKKGERPVFWDELLEEHAKAYLQTKVETCEMVHSTDSPYGENLATSNGDLTAEGAVAAWAAEEKYYDHKNNRCVGGECRHYVQLVWNATFLVGCATVKCRNTWTLVGCNYNPAGNIVGEEPY